The Sphingomonas sinipercae genome contains a region encoding:
- a CDS encoding glycine--tRNA ligase subunit alpha: MSLTFQDLILTLHRYWSEQGCVLLQPYDLEMGAGTFHPATVLRALGPDHWRAAFVQPCRRPTDGRYGENPNRLGHYYQYQVVLKPSPPNLQELYLGSLSAIGIDPLKHDIRFVEDDWESPTLGAWGLGWEVWCDGMEVTQFTYFQQVGGFDCKPVSGELTYGLERLAMYIQGVDNVFNLKFNETTSYGDVFKENEREASKYNFEVANTDTLFEGFRKAVAECELCLGNALPIPAYEQAIKASHIFNTLQARGVISVAERQAYIGRVRDLAKGACAAWMDKNGWVA; the protein is encoded by the coding sequence TTGTCACTGACCTTTCAGGACCTGATTCTGACGCTGCATCGCTATTGGAGCGAGCAGGGGTGCGTGCTCCTGCAGCCCTACGACCTGGAAATGGGGGCGGGGACGTTCCACCCGGCGACGGTCCTGCGCGCGCTCGGCCCGGACCATTGGCGCGCGGCTTTCGTGCAGCCGTGCCGGCGGCCGACCGACGGCCGCTATGGCGAGAACCCGAACCGCCTGGGCCATTATTACCAGTATCAGGTGGTTCTGAAGCCGAGCCCGCCGAACCTGCAGGAACTGTACTTGGGCAGCCTGTCGGCGATCGGGATCGACCCGCTCAAGCACGACATCCGCTTCGTCGAGGACGATTGGGAAAGCCCGACGCTCGGCGCCTGGGGCCTCGGCTGGGAAGTGTGGTGCGACGGCATGGAAGTGACCCAGTTCACGTATTTCCAGCAGGTTGGCGGCTTCGACTGCAAGCCCGTCTCGGGTGAGCTGACCTACGGGCTCGAGCGCTTGGCGATGTACATCCAGGGCGTCGACAACGTCTTCAACCTGAAGTTCAACGAGACCACGTCCTACGGCGACGTGTTCAAGGAAAACGAACGCGAAGCGTCGAAATATAATTTCGAAGTCGCCAACACCGACACTTTGTTCGAAGGGTTCAGGAAAGCCGTCGCGGAATGCGAGCTGTGCCTGGGCAACGCGCTGCCGATCCCGGCCTATGAGCAGGCGATCAAGGCCAGCCACATCTTCAATACGTTGCAGGCGCGCGGCGTGATCTCGGTCGCGGAGCGCCAGGCCTACATTGGCCGGGTCCGCGACCTCGCCAAGGGCGCCTGCGCCGCGTGGATGGACAAGAACGGGTGGGTAGCTTGA
- a CDS encoding TraB/GumN family protein yields MFLKYLRRAAALLAVPALAFGPVAGKAEAKTAEARPALWQVSDPDTKIYLFGTIHLLPKEFRWETPRLRKAIAESDTLVVETIIDPKNPAELARELVRLGYADGLPPLASRIDPAKRAMLEATIVKSGIPRPAFDRMKTWAAAFSLLGTQFKELGLHGDAGVEQTLRDAFAAAGKPIGQLETNGEQLGFFNDLPEPAQRALLEGAIDSPELAGKQFDIMLRAWARGDVEAVGKSFNADLGSSPGLIEVLAKRRNANWSRWIEKRLAAPGTVLVAVGAGHLAGPDSVQTMLSRGGYRIKRVQ; encoded by the coding sequence ATGTTCCTGAAGTATCTGCGCCGCGCCGCCGCCCTGCTTGCAGTCCCGGCCCTCGCCTTCGGGCCGGTTGCCGGAAAGGCCGAAGCAAAGACCGCCGAAGCGCGCCCGGCGCTGTGGCAAGTGTCCGATCCCGACACGAAGATTTACCTGTTCGGGACGATCCACCTGCTGCCCAAGGAGTTCCGCTGGGAAACGCCGCGCCTGCGCAAAGCGATCGCGGAATCGGATACGTTGGTGGTGGAGACTATCATAGATCCCAAAAACCCCGCCGAACTGGCGAGGGAGCTGGTGCGGCTGGGCTATGCCGACGGGCTACCGCCGCTGGCGAGCCGGATCGACCCGGCGAAACGGGCGATGCTGGAGGCGACGATCGTCAAGAGCGGGATTCCCCGCCCGGCGTTCGACCGGATGAAGACCTGGGCCGCCGCATTCTCGCTGCTCGGCACGCAATTCAAGGAGCTTGGCCTGCACGGAGATGCCGGAGTCGAACAGACGTTGCGCGACGCCTTCGCGGCAGCGGGCAAGCCGATCGGCCAGCTGGAGACGAACGGCGAGCAGCTCGGCTTCTTCAACGACCTGCCGGAGCCGGCGCAGCGCGCGCTGCTCGAAGGTGCGATCGATTCGCCCGAGCTTGCCGGCAAGCAGTTCGACATCATGCTTCGCGCCTGGGCCCGCGGCGACGTCGAAGCGGTCGGCAAGTCGTTCAATGCAGACCTTGGGTCGTCGCCCGGGCTGATCGAAGTGCTCGCCAAGCGCCGCAATGCGAACTGGAGCCGGTGGATCGAAAAGCGGCTTGCCGCGCCGGGGACGGTGCTCGTCGCAGTCGGCGCTGGCCATCTCGCCGGCCCGGATTCGGTGCAGACGATGCTCTCGCGGGGGGGCTATCGGATAAAGCGGGTCCAGTAA
- a CDS encoding helix-turn-helix transcriptional regulator, with protein MNNRLRVLRAERGWSQAELGGRLGVSRQAVNAIETGKYDPSLPLAFKIARLFELSIETIFHDEGEADG; from the coding sequence GTGAACAACCGCCTCCGCGTGCTGCGCGCCGAGCGTGGGTGGAGCCAGGCCGAACTGGGCGGCAGGCTGGGCGTCTCCCGCCAGGCAGTGAACGCGATCGAGACTGGGAAGTACGATCCTTCGCTGCCGCTGGCCTTCAAGATCGCGCGCCTCTTTGAACTCAGTATCGAAACGATTTTCCATGACGAGGGTGAAGCCGATGGTTGA